Part of the Wolbachia endosymbiont (group B) of Eucosma cana genome, TAATCAAATCTTTGAGTAAATAAGGATATATTTTATGCTTTTTTTCTTTAATACTTGTATTACATCTTTTTCTACAATACAGCCCACTAATCTTCATTTTTTTCATAATTCTTAAGATTTTTTTGTGATTGACTACTACTCCACTCGCTATGATTTCAGCAGTAATTTTACGATATCCATAACGGCAATCAGAAGCCAAATATACTTCTTGAATCAAATTTGCTACTTCACTTTCGTTATTAATTATAGGCCTATAATATAGGCTAGATCTGCAAATCCCCAATAAATCAGCCTGTTTCCTAATTGACAGATCAGAATCTTTTTCTATAAACCTTACTCTATCTTTTTTGCTTATTTCAGTAATTTTTTTTTCAAATAGCTATTTTCCACTGTCAATTCTCTTATTACTTTATGTAAACTTTCTATTTCTTGCGCTAAGATTCTTTGTTTTCTCGCACTTTCACTTTCTTCAACAAATAGGTCTTTTAACCTTGCCAATACTCTATCACGCCAATCATATAGATTTGTTGATGGTATTTTATATTCACTACATATCTCAGCTGTGCTTTTTTGATTTTTTATTGCTTCCAAAGCTATCTTTGCTTTTAACTCTGGTTCATATTTTTTTGTTGCCATACTTTTACCCCTTTACCTTCCTACTCGGATCAACCATTTTTTTTTGGTCTAGTTTATGGGGTGCATTATAAATGAATAGTCTTGCAATAGCAATTCAAAAACAAAGAGTAAAAAGTGATGTTCAAGATGAACAGCTAGATTCCTTAGACGGACAATATGATTCTTTTTTTTCTCTTGAAGAAGAACAATGTAAAGCGGTCAAGAAAGAGCAAGAGAACTGCACACGAAAGCCAGACGCAGCATTATTAATACTCTCGAATATACCATTAAGTAAATTTTCACCACTAGAAAGCCCTATTAATAATTTATCGAGCAATAGTGCTAATGTACCTGATGATGAAGATTGGGAAACACAGCCACATTCTATACCTTACATTTACCTTGGAGAGAAAATGAAGGATAGGCATAATCATAATTGCTCAGCTTCTTCTCCAACAAAAATGAATAATGTGGAGCTAGCAAGTAGTGATATGCAAGAACCATTTACTGTTTCTGTTAAGGACTGCCGAAAGAAATTTGAATAATAAGAAAATGTCAAGAAAAGCACCATACACTTTCCTTCCTTTTTAAAATAAGTTTACCCAAAGGTCTGATTGTACTAAGATTGCTTAGTACAATCAGATTTATGAAATGCGTTTATCTCAATATTACCTGCCAACTTTAAAAGAAACCCCTGCTGGTGCTGAAATTATTTCTCATCAATATTTATTACGTGCAGGCTTAATCAAGCAGACAGCATCTGGAATTTATTCTTGGCTGCCGCTTGGCCTTTTGGTACTTAAAAATATTGAAAATATTATCAGAGATGAAATTGGTGCAATTGAAGTGTTGATGCCTTGTGTGCAGCCAGCAAGTCTTTGGCGAGAGTCAGGACGTTACGATGATTACGGCAAAGAAATGCTACGTATTAAAGATAGGCATGAAAGCGATATGCTTTTTGGTCCAACACATGAGGAGGTGGTAACTGATTTGATTAGAAATACGGTAAAAAGTTACAAAGATTTACCACTTTGTTTATATCAAATTCAGTGGAAGTTTCGTGACGAAGTAAGACCTCGTTATGGCGTTATGAGAGGCAGGGAATTTCTGATGAAGGATGCATACAGTTTTGATGTAGATTACGAAGGTGCACTGAATTCATATAATTTGATGTATAAAACTTACATAAAAATCTTCAAACGAATGGGGCTTACTCCAATTGGAGTGAGGGCAGATACAGGACCAATTGGAGGAAATTTAAGTCATGAATTTCATATATTGGCAAACACCGGTGAGAGCACTCTATATTATGACAATAAACTTTTTGAATTACTAGAAAGCGAAGATATTGAAAGCCTGAAGAGCATATATGCAGTTGCAGACGATATGCATGATCCTAAAATTTGTCCTATACCGCAAGAACAGTTAAATGTTAGTAAAGGTATTGAAATAGGGCATATTTTTTATTTTGGCGACAAATATTCAA contains:
- a CDS encoding IS3 family transposase (programmed frameshift), producing the protein MATKKYEPELKAKIALEAIKNQKSTAEICSEYKIPSTNLYDWRDRVLARLKDLFVEESESARKQRILAQEIESLHKVIRELTVENSYLKKKFTEISKKDRVRFIEKDSDLSIRKQADLLGICRSSLYYRPIINNESEVANLIQEVYLASDCRYGYRKITAEIIASGVVVNHKKILRIMKKMKISGLYCRKRCNTSIKEKKHKIYPYLLKDLIICRVNQVWATDITYIMVEGKFIYFVAIMDLYSRYIIAHSLSPYLDAGFCLYTLKEALKQGKPEIFNSDQGVQFTSYNFIMELERANIKISMDHKGRCFDNIFVERLWRTLKQEAIYYYRPNSIRDLNLIINDFVAWYNYRRRHQTLHYKVPADLYYHKQ
- the proS gene encoding proline--tRNA ligase, which produces MRLSQYYLPTLKETPAGAEIISHQYLLRAGLIKQTASGIYSWLPLGLLVLKNIENIIRDEIGAIEVLMPCVQPASLWRESGRYDDYGKEMLRIKDRHESDMLFGPTHEEVVTDLIRNTVKSYKDLPLCLYQIQWKFRDEVRPRYGVMRGREFLMKDAYSFDVDYEGALNSYNLMYKTYIKIFKRMGLTPIGVRADTGPIGGNLSHEFHILANTGESTLYYDNKLFELLESEDIESLKSIYAVADDMHDPKICPIPQEQLNVSKGIEIGHIFYFGDKYSKPMKASVTSQDGKNVNMHMGSYGIGVSRLVGAIIEAFHDDKGIIWPEAVAPFKVGLINLQTKVTEAADKIYKALKSDKVLYDDTDESVGVKFARMDLIGLPWQIIIGKKAVTSNIVEVKNRATGEVEEIQVEEAINRFSAK